The nucleotide window AGGAGTGGCTTTGGCGGCCTTAACGGCGGCGATTGTGGCTTCACTCGCGGGCAAAGCCAACAGTATTTCCACGATTTTTTCATTGGATATTTATAAAAAATATTTTAACAAAAATGCATCCGAAAGAAAATTGGTCCTTACCGGAAGATGGTGTGTAATCATATCGATGTGTATTGCCGCATTTGTTGCCCCAGCATTAAAATCATTGGATCAGGCGTATCAGTTCATACAGGAGTATGTTGGTTTCTTTTCGCCGGGTGTTCTCGCTATTTTCCTGTTGGGAATGTTTTGGAAAAAAACAACAGCTTCGGCTGGACTTGCTGGTGCATTACTGACGGTGCCAATCGCTGCTGTATTGAAGTTCCTGCCTGTATGGACAAACGGTGCTTTTCCGGATTATCCATTTTTAGACAGAATGACAATTGCTTTTTTTCTTATCGTGTTGATGATGGTTGCAATCAGTTTGTTGAAACCGCAATCCGAAGAACATCATGAAACCTACAAAATTGAAGTTGATAAATCCTTGTTCAAAGTTTCCCCCGACTTTGTTCTCGGGTCATTCATAATTAGTGGAATATTAGTGGGATTGTATACTGTTTTTTGGTAGATTTTGTAACAGTTTTTTATTTAGTAAACAAATGAGTTTTTAAATAAAACCGCAAATTGCTTCGCCTATTCGTTATCACTCGGGTCGCAAATTAATTTATTGATTTTTTTTAAATTTTAAAGAAATTAATTTGTGCCAATTTCGTAGAAAGCGAATAATTGAGGAGTTTATGTTAAAATAAAAATTTGCGAATTTGCGGTAAAAAAATAATGAGTTTGTTAATTCATTTAAACTGTATGTTTTTTCGAAATAATAAAATAAGATAATAATGAGTAATAACAACAAAAGGATTTTTACGAATTGTATCGTTTTGTTTTTTCTTTTCCAATTAAGTTTTAATGTGGAAATGTATGCCAATAAAAGGAAAGATTATTTGGTCACGGCTTTTGGCGCGTTGGCTGACGGCAAAACACTAAATACAAAAGCGATTCAAAAAGCAATTGATGCAGCCAATAAAAATGGAGGTGGTAGAGTTGTTTTTTCAAAAGGGATTTTTTTGTCGGGGAGTATTGTGTTAAAAAGCGGAGTCGAGTTGTTTTTTGAAGAAGGCACAACGTTGTTAGGAAGCGTAAACCCTGACGATTACCCAAAATACAATGATGCACGCGCTTTGATAATTTCCCACGCCCAAAAAAATATTGCTATTACAGGAAAAGGAATCATCGATGGTCAGGGACGAGAGTTGGCTTTGGCGGTTGACAGTTTGCACCATACTGGTGTACGAATCGATCCAAATTACAATTACAAGCGACTTCGTCCGAATGATGGTAGGGGAAAATTGCTTTTTCTTTCCGAATGTGATTCGGTTAAAGTGACTGATGTGTTGTTGAAAAATAGTTCGGGTTGGGTTTTTTCATTACGAAAATCAAAAAATATTGCCATCGATCATGTCAATGTAAACAGCCGCGCCTATTGGAATAATGATGGAATTGATATGGATGGCTGCGAAAATGTTAGCGTGACAAATTGCGACATAAACGCAGCCGACGATGGTATTTGTTTAAAATCGGATTCGCCGGGATTACAAAACAATAACATTTATATTGCAAATTGTACTATCAGGTCGAGTGCCAGTGCGGTTAAGTTTGGTACAGGTTCGTATGGGAGTTTCAAAAATGTAACTATCGAAAATATTAAAGTTTTTGATACTTTCAGATCGGCCATTGCAATCGAATCGGTTGATGGTGCCGAAATTGAAAACATCAACGTTTCCAACATAACGGCTGTGAATACAGGAAATGCAATTTTAATTCGATTAGGAAATAGAAATGGGGACAAACCGGGTTATGTCAAAAACGTGTCCATTAAAAATATAAAAGTCCAAGTTCCTTTCGGGCGTCCCGACATTGAGTACGATTTGCGAGGCCCCGAAGTAGATTATTTCCACAATCCTTTCCCAGCTTCTATCGCCGGAATTCCGGGACATTCTATCGAAAACGTGACTTTGGAAAATATTGAAATAACCTATCCGGGAAGAGCTACCAAAGGAATGGCGTATTTGCCTTTGTGGCGTTTAAAAGATGTGCTTGAAAATGAAAAAGGATATCCAGAATTTACTATGTTTGGCGAGTTGCCTTCTTGGGGGTTTTATGTTCGTCATGTGAATGGAATTCAAATGAAGAATATAAAATTGGTTTTGGAAAAAGAAGATTTTCGTCCCGCTTTTGTTTTTGATGATGTAAAGGAACTTCGAATGGAAAAAATTGATGTCCCTTCGGACAAAAATAATCAAATCATTTTTAAGGACGTTTCCTCAAAATATTTGGATGCAGAAGCTTTGAAAAGAGTTAACGAACCCAAACAGAATACTTTTGTGTTAACTGTTAAGTAATCTTATATTTGACAACTAATTTATTAAAATTTTAAATATAAGATATGAAAAATGAATTTTCATTAAAAGGAAAAGTAATAGTTGTAACCGGAGCAACCGGAATATTGGGAAAATCTTTTGTTGACGGAATTGCTAATGCAGGAGGAATAATTGGTGTATTGGGCAGAAATGAAAAAGTAGCCAATGAAATTACGGCTTCTGTTGTAAATGAAGGCGGTGAGGCCATCACATTAATTGCAGATGTTACCAAAGAACAGGATTTAATAAAGGCACGTGAAATAATACTTTCTAAATATGGTAAAATAGATGGATTGGTAAATGCAGCCGGAGGAAATATGCCCGATGCAGTGATTCAGCCGGAACAGGATATTTTTCAGTTGAATATGGAGGCATTAAAACAAGTGATGGATTTGAATCTGTTTGGCAGTATTTTGCCTACTCAGGTTTTTGGCGAAGCCATAAAAAATAATGGAGGGGGAAGCATTGTGAATATTTCTTCGGTTTCTTCTGATCATGCATTGACAAAAGTTTTGGGGTATAGTTTGGCAAAATCGGCTATTGATTCTTATACCCGATGGTTTGCTGTTGAACTGGCGAAAAGATTTGGAGATAAAATAAGAATGAATGCTGTCGTGCCGGGCTTTTTTCTAACGGAACAAAATAGAACACTCCTGACAAATGTAGATGAAACTCTGACTGAAAGGGGGAATTTGATTATTCAAAATACACCTTTTGGCCGTTTTGGAAACCCCGATGAATTGATTGGAGCCTTGGTTTGGTTATTGAGTGATGCCTCAAAATTTGTTACCGGAAGCAGAATAACCTTAGACGGAGGTTTTTCGGTTTTTAGCGGAGTTTAAATAAAAATTAACCCGCCCGAATAATTGAAATTAAGGATTAAATGACAAACTAAATTTTTTATAGTGTTGTAAAAATTAAACAAAATGATAAAGAAATCTATAATTGCAGCAGTCGTCTTTTGTGTTTCATTGACCGTTGTTGCCCAAAAAGTGTATGATGTCAAAAAATATGGTGCCAAAGGAGATGGAAAAACCAACGATGCTGTTGCGATTCAAAAAGCAATAGATGCCTGTAGTGTAACGGGAGGACAGGTTTTGATTCCGGCTCCGTTTACGTT belongs to Flavobacterium gilvum and includes:
- a CDS encoding glycoside hydrolase family 28 protein, translating into MSNNNKRIFTNCIVLFFLFQLSFNVEMYANKRKDYLVTAFGALADGKTLNTKAIQKAIDAANKNGGGRVVFSKGIFLSGSIVLKSGVELFFEEGTTLLGSVNPDDYPKYNDARALIISHAQKNIAITGKGIIDGQGRELALAVDSLHHTGVRIDPNYNYKRLRPNDGRGKLLFLSECDSVKVTDVLLKNSSGWVFSLRKSKNIAIDHVNVNSRAYWNNDGIDMDGCENVSVTNCDINAADDGICLKSDSPGLQNNNIYIANCTIRSSASAVKFGTGSYGSFKNVTIENIKVFDTFRSAIAIESVDGAEIENINVSNITAVNTGNAILIRLGNRNGDKPGYVKNVSIKNIKVQVPFGRPDIEYDLRGPEVDYFHNPFPASIAGIPGHSIENVTLENIEITYPGRATKGMAYLPLWRLKDVLENEKGYPEFTMFGELPSWGFYVRHVNGIQMKNIKLVLEKEDFRPAFVFDDVKELRMEKIDVPSDKNNQIIFKDVSSKYLDAEALKRVNEPKQNTFVLTVK
- a CDS encoding SDR family oxidoreductase, producing the protein MKNEFSLKGKVIVVTGATGILGKSFVDGIANAGGIIGVLGRNEKVANEITASVVNEGGEAITLIADVTKEQDLIKAREIILSKYGKIDGLVNAAGGNMPDAVIQPEQDIFQLNMEALKQVMDLNLFGSILPTQVFGEAIKNNGGGSIVNISSVSSDHALTKVLGYSLAKSAIDSYTRWFAVELAKRFGDKIRMNAVVPGFFLTEQNRTLLTNVDETLTERGNLIIQNTPFGRFGNPDELIGALVWLLSDASKFVTGSRITLDGGFSVFSGV